acttcatttctttttaaaatgtcataccaggtttcttttttttaaccaacaacTAACTGCACAAAGGTGCATTTTGTATGAAGGCtgtaatacatttatatttcctGGCAAGGGAGTAGACACTACTTTCATtatgaatacttttttttttttaaaggttaaaataacttcataaaagcttttattttaaaattgacCTTCCTCTTCATAGATAACATAACTGTTTAAAGTATTTCTGGGTATATTCTGTCTACAATTTAGATCTCGTCAATCTAAACAATTCTGAATAGACACAGCTGTAGATGaggcttttaaaacattttcccaaAGCATGACTCAGCGCTGTCAGCACAGGGATTATATTCGCACAGCAGAGTAAACCCTGTCTTGATTTAAACCCTCATCCTCGCATACCTTTATATTTCAAGTACTTGGAGTATTTAATTTTGGTGAGAAGAAATGGATGGAGACACAAATGGACTGGACACAGATGTGGTGGAGGACTATCTGGGCTTATATCTTCCACTGTTTATTTACTACACAATGTGTTAACACTTTTAATATCTGTACTTTGATTCTCCTGCAGACTGATTCTTCTCCTTCTATGTCACTTGCCCAACTCGCAAAGGTACTGTTTGTATAAATACCTGCATGACTTCCTTATTATTTGAAGTTCAGTCgacttttgtatttttaatgtctggTTCACaccctgcttttctttttgtgttttagacTGCAAACCTTGTTGATGCAAATGCATCAGAAGATGACAAGATTAGAGCCATGATGTCACAGTCAAATCATGAATATGACCCGATACAGTTAGTATTCACAAACCTAGTGCTTTTATTGGCTTAAAGTCAAACTTCACATTTAAGCTCATGTATTAGTGTACTTATCACTGGCTAGTTGTTTAtagttttgaaacatttatgcAACTTGTCTTTTTAGTTACTCCAAGAAAGCGGTTGGGCCTCCACCTGCTCACTACACCTGCTTCCGTTGTGGAAAGGCTGGTCACTACATTCGGCAATGCCCTTTACTCATGGTAAtcattgtttgatttgtgtagCCTGTGGCATTCATTTTTACTTAAGTGTTGTGTAACTTCTAAAAAGTAGTGATTCACTTGTAAGAAgatggttgtgttttgttgtaacTTTTCAGGTACAGGATAAAAGTGTGGAGGGTCCAAAGCCAGTAAGAACTAGTAAGGGCATCCCACAGAGTTTCATGGTGAAAGCAGAACCAGGCACCAAGGGAGCAATGTTAACCAGCACTGGAGAATACGCTATACCTGCTATAGATAGGTACGTCGTAACCAGGGACACCCACAAATACACTTTTAGTAAACTTGTGGAGCACATTAGTGTTGAATTTGTCTTTTTCAGTCctcaaaattaaaatacatatcTGTTTGTACAGGGAGGCGTATGCACAAGGGAAGAAGGAGCGTCCTCCGTTTGTTCCACACGACCAGTCGTCATCTGAAGACGATACAGACCCGATCCCGGATGAACTCTTGTGTCCAATCTGCAATGATCTGATGACCGATGCAGTAGTAATACCCTGCTGTGGAAACAGTTACTGCGATGATTGTAAGTTCTACATCATAAAATTGAAAATCAAAATTATAAAAGTGAAATGCATTCCAGAAAATTATTATAGAGTCCTTATTATTTTCCTAAAACATTATTAGCCTGCATGTGTCACTGTCCGTGTTTGTAGTGCTTGTTATTAAATCCCCATTGGAAATGGCTCAAACAATCCATTTATCCAGCAGTGAAACTACTCTCCCAGGACATAATGCATTTTAAGAAGCTGTCGAaattctgtttgatttttttttttaaaacacaatggtTTCTATACGTTTATATTCCATTGTATTTGGTTGTTTTCTTATTAATCCCTGTGATGTTAGAATGTTCTAGGGGATATGTAGACTAGGCAGGTTGGGGTTATGTCTTCTTCCTCTCGAAACACACCTTCTCTGCAGGTTGTGAAGAgttttacttttctcttttcaggTATCAGGACTACGTTGTTAGACTCAGAGGAGCACATTTGCTACACATGCAAACAGGCCGACGTTTCACCTGATAATCTCATTGCCAACAAGTTTCTTCGACAGGTAACAACgaaaatgcacatttttcattgtttggTTTATTTACGGTAAAATCCGGAATAGAAATTGCACCGCTATATAAcacgcagccaactttttagGGGGAAAAATAGGTATTATACGTTATAAAGTACGCCTTATACACCAGATTTTTTACGGTACTTGAACTCTTAAATTCAACtcaataaaaactaaaacttctatttttaaaatgtctttgtttttgtctttgtgcagGCCGTGAATAACTTTAAGAATGAGACTGGATACACCAAACATGCTCGCAAACAGCTTCAAAATGcagctccacctccacctcGCCCTCAATTGCTTAGGCCTCTGCACTCAAGACAGCAGGACCCACTGCTAGCCAACATCTCACATCCGCCTCCTCCAAGTGTCCCCCTCACAGCCCCTCAAGCACAGCTGCCAGCTCCCACACCTGCACCTACACCTACACCTGATCCGGCTGCcccagctgctgcttctgctgcggctgctgctccGACTCCTCCTCATGCTGCTGTTGTTCTGGAAGAACAAGTTTCTTCACCAGGTCCTGCACCTATTGTTGAAAACCATTCTCCTCTTCACTCTATCAGCCAGGGTGAACCGCCTCCACCGGGGTAAGCTTATTCTTAGATACGTTAAAGTCTGTGCTCAATTAATGACATTTGAAATGAggaccaatttttttttttacctgtttgtatgttttagtGAGTCAGATCCAGAACCTACAGTGACACCAGACTCATCACAAAACTCAGAATCCGGCTCACAGGTGTGTTCGCTTTATCTCTTTTAAGGGCGAACTTCATGGCTTTGAGACTGTAGATCTGAAGTTATTTGACAAATTGTGAACAGGAGGAACTGTAACTTAACCCATCACTGTCATATCTCCAACAGGGCTACCATTCAAACTTCGCTGGCCACTTGCCACCAATAAGACAACCTCAATCATCAGGTAAGAAGTTTATAGTCGATCTTTTACACAGGGTACCCAAAAAGTCTTAAATTCAATAAAGTTAAATTAAGGCCTTTAAAAGTCTTGAATTTCGTTAAAAAGTCTTCCAATGGATAACCTAGCTGTTAAGTtgtgcgtcccatgtacagaggctatggtcTTCATCCGAGCTGCTGTGGGTTCTtctctgacctcagccctttactcaatgtcatcccccactcttaACTatcaacatttcctctctctcttcggCTGTCCTATCAAAAAAGGCATAAAGACCACTCAAAAAaaatttaacaaacaaaaacctcttAAATTCAGTTTGCAACAGTCTTAAATTTTCCCTTCCCTTCATTTTAACAAGTAGCCTAACACCATAAATAACTTTCAAAttaatttgatgttttgtctgtatacatttttaactCACTAGTATGGATGATTTTGATATTACGACAGCACAGCTACTGATTACGTCAGGTACTTGACTCTTGAATGTGCTGATTTGAAGCTCATATGGGAATCCCATTTTGTATAATTTACCCCCATGTCTGTCTTACATGGTGTGGTAGCTCATTGTGTTAGAATTGAAGAGTGTAATTTTAATACGCTCTGGCAGCGTTACCCATAATACGAGTGGGTTAGCCCTGCTCCAGGAAATGACCGTGAGGCCCTATGTGGTTGGTGCCGCAACACTGTCAGGTTGGGTACTGTGGGTGTTCTGGCTTTGGAATCCTACATGAATAGTGCTAAACATATCGCAATTGCTACTACCTGTCAGAAGCAAGCTTCTGTAGCACGGTACTGTGACCACCAAAACTCTAGAACTGAAACAACTGCAACTAGTAATGCAGAAAAATTGACAGCTGTGCATGAAAGttttaatcagcatcaaaaccaacCTAAAAATGGCATTATCGTCATTATCATCAACCTGatcatcattttaaatattaagtGCTAACTGTAGGTGTTCATTTAAGAGCAGGGTcgtttagctttttcttaaaggtgcaaacgGAGAGCGTAGTGGGAGTGTAgactggatgagagagtttagggaataaacaattatttttatgGCTTAAATTAATCTTTGAGAATCCTTGCGGTACCCTGCTTACAGCAGAGAATGTGATCTGAAGCTAACAAATTGTCTCTCTGCTCCATTAGGTCACCAGTCACGAGCCCACCACTctaacagaggaggaggcagacaCTGGGAGAGGTAACCTTGTCTTTAGGACTGTCTGCAattcaaacatttgtattgtaatACACAAGTCTCACATTGTTTGTCGTCTTCTCTTCATAGCAGGCCTTTCAGAAGTAGAGGAGAGCGCCCCTCCCCTATGCTCCATAcagctccacctcctcttccagtTCCTCCAGTGTACCCAGCCCCATCCCTGTACCCGCCTCCCCCGCAGTCATACCCTCCACCCTACACCTCTGCCCCtggcctcctccctcctcccctcagtTACCAGCCCCAGCCTGTTTATGCCCCTGGACCACCAGTGCTCAACCCTCCATGGGTTGCCCCCGGTACCcagcctcctcttctccctctccctcctcccctctctcaaCCCCCCCTCTCGAAGGAAGAATTCTACAGACAGCGGCACCACAGACAGGACAAGTGAGTCTTTTCTATTTTGGACTTTAAGCGCTGCTATAACTTGTGATTTTTATTGTTGATTTCCAATACAAGGTATATTTATTGGAGCACGTATAAATACCCGCAGCAACTCCAAGCTagcattcctctttttttagtgAACTTCATTGTTTGTCAAATATTGCTAAGATAGCTGTTTCATGGGAACTTTAACATTGTATAGTGTGCAAGATTGGAGACATTTTGAAATTAACAGTGTTTTTGTCCTTCTATCTATCAGCAGAGTAACATCCAAACTGGATGaatttactaaagacttccacAAAGAGCTTATGAAGTACAGAAATGCACCAAAGAGACGAAGACCATCTTATTCAAGGTAACTTCATAAGACCGCCGATCTAATCAACTTTTAGTTCTTACATTAATTACATACATTTATTTCCTTTGCACAAGCTGCTTTCTTCACTTGATTCCTTCTGGTCTTCTCAATCCTTTCCTTTCCAGATCACGGTCATACAGTCGCTCTCCATTCAGCCGTTCTCCTTACTCTCGCTCTAGGTCCAGATCTAGATCCAGATCGAGATCCAGGTCTTACTCGTATTCTCCCAGTAGATCCCGCTCCCGGTCACGCTCCCATGGCCGGTCTTATCCACGCTCGCCTTATTCCAGACGCAATGGACGCAGCTATGGACGCTCACGTACAAGATCCCGCTCTCGTTCAAGGTCTTTTGGGTATCAGCGCTCTGGCTCACCACGGACTCCTCCCCCCTACCGTGGAGGAGCCTGGGagggagcagagggagcagGGCCCTTCAGGTCTAGGTCTCGTTCCCCTGGTGGGTACAGGAGCCGAAGCCCTGGTGGGCGAAAGCAACCTCCGCGGGAGCCTGAACCTTATGAAGTGAATGGTCCAACTCCTGCAGGCCATGAGCGCTGGGAAAGAGAGAGGTATCGGCAGTGGGAGAAGCAGTACGCAGACTGGTACAACAAATACTACAAAGATTATGAAAACCAACATCCCTCTCATCATCACAGAGGTCGTGGCAGCAGAGACAGGGAGCGGGACAGAATGTCTCCATTACCAAGAGATTATTCCCCCCAGggcagagggagaagagggagagaggagaggggtcCTCCACCTCACCATCCCcaatcctcttcctcatctggGACAAAGTCCAGCACTAAAGTCTTGAAGgcaaagaaagtaaaaaagaagaGGACTGGGGATGATTCAGAGCCATCACAGTCAGTAGACAGAGGTGATGCTACACCTGTCAGAGATGAACCAATGGACGAACTTCCTTCACTTAATAAAACATCCCCCACTTCATCAAAGCCTCCAGGTGGCACTACAACCACTAAAGCTCCAGCCTCTAAAAGCTCTGCTTCATCTGTTAAACCCTCAACCAAAGCAACATCCAAGACTCCGTCTGACAAGACGAAGAAGGACAAGGGACTGAAGGTGAAAGCTAAGATAAAAACGGAGGGTGTGAAGGCGAAGAGTGAAAAAGCGAAGAAAAAGATAGGTGATGGATTGTCTACCAAAAAGAAAGAatcctcattctcctcctcttctgtcacAAAACCGATCAGGACtagtaaaaaaacagaagaagccCCCAACTCCACACCTAAAAAGGAGAAGAGTAAAAGCTCTTCAGTGAGGCCTCCCCTACTTAAgacccctcctcttccctctcacAACCTTCCTCTACTCCATTCCTCCCTTCATGACACTCCTAGACTAGGTCATGACATTCGGGGGAGAAGAGATCTTCCACAGGGTGGCGGTCTCCTTCCTACCCCCCATCAACATGGACACCCACTCCTCCATAGACCTCCCTCCCCGGGCGACAGCCGGAGAAGGATGGGAGTTGAGGGTCGCTCTTTGCTTGGACCTCCTCCTGGAAAGCTGAGGAGAATAGATGGATTAGGGGGTGATGTCATGTCCCTCTCACACATGTCTCATCAGCCCCCGCTCCACAGACTCCCACCCTCTTCAGACAGACCCGGTCTTCTGCCCTTACCAGGGAGCCGTGAGATGAGTCGGGATGATGCAGATCGAGGATCAATCAGACCTCTGATGGATCTTCAGGTGGGTCTACTGCTTGTTCATTCTCTTCAAACAACAGGAGCAATTTGCAATTCTGAATAACTTTAAAATCAGGCGTTATGTTGATGAAGTAACTTCCCATCTTAGCTGTGGCTCCTGATGGAGTCTCAGAACATGTTGTAATCAACCTTTTTAGAGTTCTTTAATGTGAACTTCTTAATGTGACCATCTTCTGGTTGCTTTCCTCCTATATGACAACTGAGTATTTCTGAGTTTCAGGGTTAGACATTTTAGAGCCATTTTGGCTTTTGAAAACCTTTACCCCTTAATATTTAATCTAAATAATTAATAGTTTAGTAAAGAATGAAACTCATTCTAAATAGTGGCCCTAAAATGTATAGTACTAGTTATTTTTAAGACAGATATCTAGAAATGACAGTGATCTTATTTATTAAGttggttattttattttattacatttcttttgatCCATACTTTCTAAAAGGCCTGTCATTTTAGAATTGGTGTGTCCACTTTTTCTGATGAAACACCTGGTGAATTTTTGTCTCTGACTCTTGTCCTTATTCAGGTGAAGCCCTTGGCCCAGAGGAGGATAAAGCTAAACAGAGATCTGGGAAGAAAAGGCAGCACTGAGACACCACCGTCAGACAGAACACCATCAGGTTCTGAGAAGACGCCTTCAACTTCGGATCGATCTGCTGCTAATACTGAAGGAGACAGACCCAGTAGCACAGCGGAAACTGCTGGAAAAAAGGAGCGATCGTCGTCTGCTGAGAGGGGAGTCTCCAGAGAAAGAcaagggagtgctggagagagactgcagggctcagacagagagcagaacagaagCTCAGGACCAGACAGAGATCGAGACAGAGTTTCAGGAccagacagagagcgagacagagtcTCAGGATCAGACCGAGACAGAGCCTCAGGATCAGACCGAGACAGAGCCTCAGGATCAGACCGAGACAGAGTCTCAGGATCAGACCGAGACAGAGCCTCAGGATCAGACCGAGACAGAGTCTCAGGATCAGACCGAGACCGAGATAGAGGCGTGGCatctgacagagagagggaccgGGTCCCTGGATCAAGCTCACAGAAGGTTTCTGTAACAGTGGACAGAAACTCTGACGGAGAAAGATCCGTGAGGACAGAACGAAAGAGGTCCAGTAGTGGAAGTGCAGGAGGCAGGTCTGTCTCTCTGGATAAAATGACCATTGGAGAGAAATCAGCTGTCCCCAGGAGAGCAGTAGACCATCAGGAAAAACCAAGCGCATCTTccaaggaaagaggagaggggtCAGAAAGAGCTTCAAAATCTGACAGGTCTGTTAAATTCAGTACCTCTTGCTTGTCAAAGCAACATCCCTTGTCTATGATAGAATGAAGCCTGTTACAGTGGttctgtaaacacatttaataaatgtaattacATTCTCCTATTTCTCCCAGGAGTGTTTCaaaggacagagcagagaggagtgtACCCTCAGGAGAGAAACCACTTGCTGCTAACCGAGAAGGTAATTTGAATCTGTGTGTAAGGGCATGCCTCTGAGAAGACTTTGATTTCGTTTTGTGCCGTCTGGTTAAGCATTGATTAATagtgtttcttttctgtgtcCCACTTCCTCTTCCAGCAGTAAAAGATGGTGAGGAAACTGTTGTGAAACGCAAACCGAAGATCAGCCGTAAAGCCCTAACAAGCCCAACAGCGAGCTCCCTGAGGTGAGACTGTTGTGCCTTTctattactttttttgtttaaaagtcCACACAGTTAGTCACACAGTCGGTAACAAATGCAATGCTCAATCAGTgcattttaataatattttcaCTCTGCATTAGGTCAACTCAAGAAACAAGGCAGGAGTCGGACAAAGACCAGAAGAGTGTCACCTCCAAACCTGCAGAAGAGCCCTCATCCAGCCCTGTGAACAGCAGAGGCTGCAGCCAAACTGTCAGCCCCCCTCCCAGCCCTGCCAGAGAGGAGCCAATCATTCAGCCTCCTCCTCGCTCCAAATGggagagagaagatgatgaagagggcCAGGAAAATGGACCTAGTGCTCCCAAGGAGCCGTCACCAGTGCCAAAGAGGGTAAGAGGCAGAGAGGTTCAGGCTGAAGCACAGAAACCTGTCAGAAGTGCAGGACTGGAGACAacaagggaggagaggagaggagtcatgagagaagagaagaaagtgaGACCACCAAAGGAGGAGGGCAAAAGTGGCAGGACAACACAGACCAATTCAGATAAACAAAAAGTAAAGCTTGTGCGGGATGAAGGGAGAGGAGTAAGGGAAGAAGGAAGAGCTGCAGGAAGAGAAGAGGGGCGCGTAGTGACTGGAAAGGAGGAAAGAGCAGCAGaagggagaggtggaggaggacgagaggagacTCGTGGCCCAGAGCCCAGGAGACAGCGTCTGTGCTCTGACCTGGGCCGTGAGACAGACGAGGCTGCTTTTGTTCCCGATTACAGCGAAGGAGAAGGATCTGAGccggagagagggaggagtggCAGCCTCAGTCCCTCTCTCAGCCAGGCCTCCAACAGCCCCACCCTGAGCAACCACAGCGGCTCGGGAACCACCACCACTACCACTACaacagacaagaagaagaagaaacacaagaaacataaaaaacacaagaagcatAAGAAGCATGGCAGCCAGGAAAAAGAAGGGGAACACAAGGTGCAtaagcacaaacacaagaagaagaaacacaaaaagaacaaagataaagacgcagaggaagaggaggagaagaccgaggaagaagaggaaaaggttCCATGTTAATAGGCAAAAACTCCTGTAACCTTGAGATAATGATGTATCCAGGAATAACGGCTAACAATGTCATGCTGCTCCATGTGCTACTCAAAGGGAAGAGATGAAATGGATCTTAGACTGTCCGAGACACTGGA
This window of the Labrus mixtus chromosome 2, fLabMix1.1, whole genome shotgun sequence genome carries:
- the LOC132988393 gene encoding E3 ubiquitin-protein ligase RBBP6-like isoform X2, yielding MSCVHYKFSSKLEYNTVTFDGLHITLSELKRQIMGRERLKATDCDLQITNAQTREEYTDDEAHIPKHSSVIVRRTPIGGVKPAGRTFIVDRSDTAVVGSSRPTDSSPSMSLAQLAKTANLVDANASEDDKIRAMMSQSNHEYDPIHYSKKAVGPPPAHYTCFRCGKAGHYIRQCPLLMVQDKSVEGPKPVRTSKGIPQSFMVKAEPGTKGAMLTSTGEYAIPAIDREAYAQGKKERPPFVPHDQSSSEDDTDPIPDELLCPICNDLMTDAVVIPCCGNSYCDDCIRTTLLDSEEHICYTCKQADVSPDNLIANKFLRQAVNNFKNETGYTKHARKQLQNAAPPPPRPQLLRPLHSRQQDPLLANISHPPPPSVPLTAPQAQLPAPTPAPTPTPDPAAPAAASAAAAAPTPPHAAVVLEEQVSSPGPAPIVENHSPLHSISQGEPPPPGESDPEPTVTPDSSQNSESGSQGYHSNFAGHLPPIRQPQSSGHQSRAHHSNRGGGRHWESRPFRSRGERPSPMLHTAPPPLPVPPVYPAPSLYPPPPQSYPPPYTSAPGLLPPPLSYQPQPVYAPGPPVLNPPWVAPGTQPPLLPLPPPLSQPPLSKEEFYRQRHHRQDKVTSKLDEFTKDFHKELMKYRNAPKRRRPSYSRSRSYSRSPFSRSPYSRSRSRSRSRSRSRSYSYSPSRSRSRSRSHGRSYPRSPYSRRNGRSYGRSRTRSRSRSRSFGYQRSGSPRTPPPYRGGAWEGAEGAGPFRSRSRSPGGYRSRSPGGRKQPPREPEPYEVNGPTPAGHERWERERYRQWEKQYADWYNKYYKDYENQHPSHHHRGRGSRDRERDRMSPLPRDYSPQGRGRRGREERGPPPHHPQSSSSSGTKSSTKVLKAKKVKKKRTGDDSEPSQSVDRGDATPVRDEPMDELPSLNKTSPTSSKPPGGTTTTKAPASKSSASSVKPSTKATSKTPSDKTKKDKGLKVKAKIKTEGVKAKSEKAKKKIGDGLSTKKKESSFSSSSVTKPIRTSKKTEEAPNSTPKKEKSKSSSVRPPLLKTPPLPSHNLPLLHSSLHDTPRLGHDIRGRRDLPQGGGLLPTPHQHGHPLLHRPPSPGDSRRRMGVEGRSLLGPPPGKLRRIDGLGGDVMSLSHMSHQPPLHRLPPSSDRPGLLPLPGSREMSRDDADRGSIRPLMDLQVKPLAQRRIKLNRDLGRKGSTETPPSDRTPSGSEKTPSTSDRSAANTEGDRPSSTAETAGKKERSSSAERGVSRERQGSAGERLQGSDREQNRSSGPDRDRDRVSGPDRERDRVSGSDRDRASGSDRDRASGSDRDRVSGSDRDRASGSDRDRVSGSDRDRDRGVASDRERDRVPGSSSQKVSVTVDRNSDGERSVRTERKRSSSGSAGGRSVSLDKMTIGEKSAVPRRAVDHQEKPSASSKERGEGSERASKSDRSVSKDRAERSVPSGEKPLAANREAVKDGEETVVKRKPKISRKALTSPTASSLRSTQETRQESDKDQKSVTSKPAEEPSSSPVNSRGCSQTVSPPPSPAREEPIIQPPPRSKWEREDDEEGQENGPSAPKEPSPVPKRVRGREVQAEAQKPVRSAGLETTREERRGVMREEKKVRPPKEEGKSGRTTQTNSDKQKVKLVRDEGRGVREEGRAAGREEGRVVTGKEERAAEGRGGGGREETRGPEPRRQRLCSDLGRETDEAAFVPDYSEGEGSEPERGRSGSLSPSLSQASNSPTLSNHSGSGTTTTTTTTDKKKKKHKKHKKHKKHKKHGSQEKEGEHKVHKHKHKKKKHKKNKDKDAEEEEEKTEEEEEKVPC